The DNA sequence GATCTCCTTTTCCTCGACGATCCGCTCGATGTCCGCCGTCGTTCCGAGGATCGGCGCGTCTCCGACCGTTGTTCCCTTCCTCTGCGGATCGTCGTCGATGAAGCCGGCGATCTCGTAGACGTGGTTCATCGTGAGGCGGGCGAGGCGGACGAAGTGGAGGCCCGTCTCCCCCGCCCCGACGACCGCCACGCGGCATCGGAACGGATCGCGCTGCTGATTCCGGAGAATCCTCACGCGGAGGATCCCCACGCGGACCACCGAGAGAAGAAGGATGCAGAGAGCCCAGGCGATCAGGAGCACGAGGCGTCTCTCGAGGAAGTAATGCGTCTTCGTCACGAACGCCGTGGCGAGGATGATGAGGACGCCGATGTTCACGCTGTTGAAGATCCCCATCATCTGGTCGAACACGGAAAGATACACTTCGCGGCGATAGAGCCCGTGGGCGCCGAAGATGAGGATCCAGAGAGCCAAGACCCCGAGAAGCGCGTAGACGTGGACCGGCTCGAACGGGATATGCGTGTCGAAGAAGCCGGAAAGGAGCCGGAACCAGAACGCGGCGAGGAAGCAGGCGACGATCACGGCGGCATCCGTCGCGACCAGCAGGAGGGCGCGATTGCGGGTCTCGCGCCTTCTTCGTTCCGCCCGGCTCTCCCTCATCCCTCTTCCTCTCGATCCTTTAGGCGTGGAGCGCCTCGCGAAGGGCCCCCGCGACCTCGTCGATCTGAGCCTCGGTCAGCTCGGCGTACATCGGGAGCGACAACCCTTGGCTCGCGACCCGCTCCGCGCGCGGGAAGCTCCCCGGCCGATGGCCGAGATGCCGGTACGCCTTGAGGAGATGAACCGGGATCGGATAGTGCAGCCCGGTCGCGATCCCCTTCTCGGCGAGCCGCTCCCTCAGCCGGTCCCTCTCCTCGGAGAGAACGACGAAGAGATGATAGACGTGGCGCCTCCCCTCCCCCTCCTTCGGGAGGACGAGAGGAAGCCCCTGGAGCTTCTCCTTGTAAAGCGCCGCCGCGCGTCTCCGTTTCTCGAGCCATCCCTCGAGATGGCGCAGCTTGACGCTGAGAATCGCGGCCTGGATCGCATCGAGGCGGTGATTGAATCCCTCGATCGTGTGGTCGTGCTTCTCGACGCGCCCGTGATCGACCATAAGGCGCACGTGCGAGGCGACTTCTTCGTCGTTCGTGACGAGGGCTCCGGCATCGCCGTAGGCCCCGAGGTTCTTTCCCGGATAGAAGCTGTAGCAGACGGCCCGCCCGAGCGACCCGAGCTTCTTCCCCTGATAGTGCGCCCCGTGCGCCTGCGCGCAATCCGCGATCACGACGAGGCCGCGCTTCTCCGCGATCTCGAGGATCGGCCCCATGTCGGCGGGTTGTCCGAAGAGATGCACGGGGAGAATGCACCTCGTCTTCGGCGTGATCGCGTCCTCGAGGGCGTTCGGATCCATGTTGTAGAACTCGGGTTCCACATCGACGAACCGGACCGAAGCTCCCGCTTGGGTGATCGCCTCCGTCGTCGCGATGAACGTGTTCGGGACGGTGATCACCTCGTCCCCGCGCCCGATCCCGCAGGAGACGAGAGCGAGTTGAAGCGCCGAAGTTCCGGAGCTCGTTCCGACCGCGAAGCGCGCCCCCACGTACGACGCGAACGCGGTTTCGAACTCCGCGACCGGCTTGCCGCCGATGAAGCTCGTGCTCTCCAGGATCGTGTCGATCGCGCCCCGGATCTCACCCTCGATGCTGCGAAGCTGTGCTTTCAAGTCCACGAACGGTATCGACATCTTTCGGCTCCTCGAAGGGCGGGTCCTCCCCCGCCTCTCTCGTTCGCGAAGAGGTCCGGCCCGCTCTCCGCACGATTCCGATTCTCCGGGGCAAACGGGGGCCGGACGGCCCGCTCGAGAACGTTTCTTGGATCGGTCCCCTTCCGCTCGCCGGAGAGACGGGGCGGGGGGCCCGCGGCCTGCCGGACGACGAGGCGTCCGACGGCGACTCCGGAAAACGAATCGCGTTCGCTCACGAAGTCCCGCAGATAGTAGTTTCGAATGAAAGAGGACCGCCGGAGGGCGACCTCGAGGTCGTAGAGGCCCGGTTCGAGATCGGCCGGAATCGTCCATCGGATCGTGTCCGCGACGAGCGCTCCGACCGGCCATTCCTCGGGCGGATAGGCCCCTCGTAGGAGGTTCCGCATGGTTCGCGCCCGCGCGAGCCGGCCGGTTCGGATCTCGCGGGCTTTCCGCTCCCACTTCGCCCATGCGCCGCCCGCCGCGCCTCCGGCTTGCACGAGGCGAAGGTAGACCTTGTGTGGGAGCGGATCGTCGGTCTCTCCTTCTTTCGACCAGTAGCAGGCGAGCGCGACCGTTCCTCCCGCGTGGATCGTGTCCGGGGACGCGAGCGCCCCCGCGAGACGAACGCGGTTCGGGAAGAGATGGTCCGCGCGCGAGGCCTCGGCCGGAAGCGCCTCGACGCGGGCGGAGAGAACCGCGGTCTCTTCCCCTCCGCCTTCCGCATCATCATAGCGGAACGCGAACAGGTGACAGCGGTCGCGCGCGTAGATCTCCCGGTAGCGCTTGGGATCGCGCCGGAACTTCTCCAGGGTCGGCTCGTAGAGTCCGGGATCGAGGCTCGCGAGGTAGCTCGTGTATCGATCGCGAAGCCGGAAGTTGATGAGTACATAATCGACATCATAATGCTTGAGAATACGCGCGGTTTCGGCACCGGAGACGTAGGGGCTCATCGACCGGATCATGTCGCGTACGCGCTCTGGCGCGAGCGGGTCGCCGGTCGAGCTGTGCTGCTCGAGAACGGCAATCGTCTTCTGCGGCGTGCAGGCGGGGATCAGGTAGCCGGTGATCGGGTCGGTCGCCACCGCCGCCCGCGCCGGAAGCTCCCTCTCCATGAACGCGAAGAGATCGCTCCACGCCTCGGGTCTGGGCGCGTCGGCGAGCCGGCACGGCTTCGCGGCGAGGCGCATCCGGAGGTCCTCGGCGTCCGCCGAGCGAAGGCTTCCGGCGAAGAGGGCAGAGAGGACGAGAAGCCCCGCGAGCGCGCCGATCCTCCGCGGCGCCGGCTTCCCGCGCGCGGCGGTCTCCGTCCAGCGCGCGGCCAAGAACCCGAGCACGAGGAACTGCCCGCCGAACCAGACGATCCGCCCGAGAAGGTATCCGACGAGGGGGACGAGGAGCGGCGCGAGGAGTGGGTTCAGGATGAGGAGGAACGGGAGGAGCGCCGTCGAGACGGCGAGGAGAACCCCGCGATCCTGGCCCGCCCGGGGGAGGAGGAGAAGGGCGAGCGGAATGCCGGCGAGGCCGAAGAGCCCTACGCGATCGAACGCGAGAAGTGGGTTCGCCGTGTAGAGACGTTCGGTCACGTGCACGATCCCTTGGAGGTGCGTGTGGATCGGGTCGAGCGGCGGGTAGCTCGTCGCGAGCCTCCAGATTCCGATCGGAAGGGCGCCGGCGGCGAGGAAGACGAGGGAGACGAGCGCGGGCTTGCGCGCGCCTCTCCCCGCGGGCGCGATCGCGAGCGCAATCCAGTAGAGCCCGCCGAGAAGGAGCGCGGTGACCGCGGAGAAGACGTGGATCCCCATGAGCGCGAAGCCGGTGAGGAAGAGGCCGACCGCGGGGGCTCTCCCTTCTCGCACGGCGCGGAGCACGAGCCAGAAAGCGCACCAGACCGCCGGAGCGGCGAAGAGGTAGGGAGATGCGCTCCGTCCGAACCAGGCGCCGAACACGCCTCCCTCCCACGAGAGGACGGCGAAGGCGAGAGCGAGAACCGCCGCCCTACTCCGGCCGAGGCTCTCCCGCGCGAGCGCGTGGAAGGAGAGCGCGAAGAGAAACGCGGTGAGCGCGGGGAGCGTGTCATGAACCGCGCGAGCCCCGACTCCCGCGAGCGAGCCGGCCGCCGCCGCGGCCGGAAGGACGAACCCCTTCCGCGAGTCAAGGCGCTGGTCGGTGCTCTTCGCGTAGTAGCTCGTGAGGGGGAAGCACTCCCCCGTGTCCTGAATCTCGCGGAGGACGGCGATGTGGTCGAGAGCGTCGCTCGGGAGCGTCACGAGGCCCCCCTTCGCGAGCGCCGCGGCCGCGATGAGAACCGCGAAGAGAAGAAGCGCCGGCGGCGTCTCCCCCACGGTCCTCCGCGCGCGCGCGAAAAGGACCACGGAGGCAACGAGGAGGAGCGGTCGGACGAGCCAAGCGAAGATCCTCGTGCCGGCCCCCGCAAGCTCCCCCGCGAAGAGTGGAAGAAAGGAGACCGCGCAGGAGACGGGGAAGGCTAGCGCGAGCACGTGTTCCTTCCTTGCGTCGCGCGCGCCCCCTGCGGCGGAGAGAAGCGCGTAGCCGACCGAGAAGAAGATCCCCCCCGCCACCGCGAGGAACCGGATCCGTTCGGGTCCGAGCGGGACGAACGTCGCCGCGAACCCGAGGAGCGCGACGGCGCCCGCGAGGACCGCCGCGATGTCGCCGCTACTCCGGTTCTGCTTCAAGGCGTGCCCTTTCCCTTTCGTCGGCTCTCCGCACGGCGACGCGGCTCGCCGAGACGAGGAGCCCGAGCATCGTCCATGTGAAATGCTGCGTGTTCTCGTACCGCAGGAACGCGATCTTGATCTCGTCCACGAAGAAGATCACGAGGATCCCGGATAAGAGCACGACGGTGTACGCCAGCTCGCTCCGCTGGGTCGCGTAGCGCTTCGCCGCGCGGTAGCTCATGCGAAACGCGCGAAACAGCATCCAATAGAAGACGAGGGCGCCCGGGATCCCGATCGTGTGCGCGAGAAACAGAAAGAGACTGTGCGGGTCTTGGTGATCGACGTTCTTCTCATCCACGCCCTGGAAATAGAAGGGGCCATAGCCGATCCAGGGGCTTTCCTTGATGCGTCCCCATGCCTCGCTCCACCGTTGTGCGCGCGTGTCCGGCATTCCGCTGATGAACTTCGTCTTTCCCAACCGGCCGAAGAGCGAGGCCGTTTCCGTGTACCTGTCCAGGACGAGGGCGGAAGCATAGAAGATCAAGGACGCCGTGATGAGAACCGGAAGGAGCTTCTGGTAGTTGATGATCTTGCGGGCGATCCAAACGAGATAGACGATGCCTGCTATAAGGCTGAGGAAGGCTCCGCGCGTTGCGGTCGCGAGAAGAAGCATGATCGCAATCCCGAGGAGAGGGGTCCAGACGAGCTGCTTCAGCACGGCCCTCTCGTTCAGAACACGGATGAGCAATATCGGGATGAAGATCGCGAGATACTCCGCGAACATCTCGTAATCCCCGAAGACCGAGCCGACGCGGATCCCTTGTACGGTAGCGATCTGCACGCTCTTCACGCGGAGGATTTCGAAAACGTACGCGTAGCGGGGCAGCCATAGCTCCACAATCGCCACGAGCGTGACGAAGCAGAACGATACGAGAAGCGCGTTCAGGACGAAGTGGATGTCCCTCTCCGTCCGAATCAGGTTCACCACCAGATAGAAGATGAGAATCGACGAGATGTAGATGCGGAACTTGGCCACCGCCTGGGCCCAGTGTCCGGGGTCCACCGCCGCGAACGAGATCACGTAGCAGAGGGTGAGAAGGATGAGCGGAACCTCGAGCCCGGACGTGATCGGCCTTCTCTCGTATCCGAGAGCCACGCGGAGAATCCAGAACGCGAAAATAATGAACGCGAAGATGACCGTGGTGCTTCCGATCGTTGTGTACTGCGGGAAGGGGATGATGAACAGCATGAAGCCGACCGACCAGCGGCTCGGCAATAGGAACGCCGCAACGAGGACGGCGGCGCCCATCAGGAACTCGATCATCCGCTTGCTCGGGCTGAGGATCTGTCCGGAGAGGATGAACCCGATCCCGGCCGCAACGAGAAGAGAGACGCCGAGCCCCACGACCTCCGGCCGCACGCTCCGCACCCGCTCGCCGAAACGCCCCGGGTTTGGCCTCACGGAAGCACCTCCAGCGTGTCGAGGACGGTCCATCCGGTTCGGATCGCGCCGCGTTCGAGCCCTCGGATCCTTCGCACCGGAAAGAAACGCGCCTCGTCCGCCGCCGCCTCGATCTCGTAGATCCCCGGCGGAAGATCGGAGGGGACGCGGACGAAATGGCTGTCGGCGACGACGTCCCCTTCCCTCCAGAGGAGGTACGGGTAGTCCGGCTCGCCGAGCAAGAACGCGTTCCACTGGCGCCGCGCCGGATCCCTCCGAAGCGCGAAGCGCTCGGGTGCGCGCATTCCGAGAGGCTGCGCGCGCACATGAAGTTGGACCGGAACCGCCCCGGCGTCCTCTCCCGTGAGCTCCCAGCGGGTGATCAGGACTCCTCCCTCGCCCGGTCTCGCCCGTTCGGCGCCGTACCGGGCCTCCAGAAGAACGAGGCCTGCCGCTGTCGGCTGCCGGAGGTGTGGTCTCCCGAGCGGAGGATCGGCGCGCGGGGAATCCTCCTCGTGCGGGGCGGGGGGGCCGTGGACCTTCCAAAGCGACAAGCCCTCCGGCGCGTCGATCCGTTCGAAGCGCTCCGGGCGTTTCTCGATCGCCTCGCGGCAGGAGCGGAACGACTCGCGCCGGATCGCGACGTTGTACGTTCGAAAGTCGCGCGGGAATCGTTCGTTGATGAGTACATAATCGATCTCATGATCATCGAGAATCGCGTCGGCCGCGCCGGCAGAGAGGCGGCCGAGGAGAAAGCGCTGGCTCTCGGCGAGGCGGCGCGGCGCCTCCTTGTCGTTCGGCGAGGAGTGCTGGTCGAGAATCGCCGCCGGGTGGACGAGGCCCTTCCCGAAAAGGGTGTAGCCGGTCACCGGGTCGGAAAGGAGACCCGCGCCCACCGGGATGCGATCGAGAATCCGCTCGAGAGGAAGCTCCCAATCCATTCTGGTTTCGGGAGTTCCGAGCGGGAGATCGCGGCGCGGCTCCGCCCGGGCCGCCGGGGAGAGAACCGTGGCTCCTACCGCGAGGAGGGCGGCGAGGGCGGGAAGCGCAGCGCGCGCGCGTCGTCTCCCCTCCCACCCCCCGCGGATCGCCGCGGCCGCCACGAACCCGGACGGAACGAGGAGCGGGATCCTCCGCGCGAGGTACCCGGCCTTCTCCTCGACGAGCGGAAAGAAGAGCGGGTTCAGGACGAGGAGGAGAACGACCAGCGACGCCGAGACGAGAAAGACCTCGCCCGCTCCGAAGGGCCGCTCCGGCGGCGCCACGAAGGGGAGCAGGAGAAAGGAGACGAACCCGGCGAGCCCGATCACCTGGGCGAGCGTGATCGGATCGATCACCGAAAGGTTTCCGGGAAGAAGGAGAACCCCCTGACGGTGCAGATGTAAAGCGTTCGACGGGGGATACGCGTGAACGAGCCTGAAGACGAGAAACGGAAGCGCGCCGATCACGCTCCCCGCCAGGAAGTGAACCGCCCCGGGCGCCTCGGAGCGGAGCCTTCGGACGAGAAGGAGCCCCGCCGCGAGCGCGCCGCTTCCGAGCCAAACGAGGATCGCGCTGAAGGCGTGGACGCCGGCAGTTCCCGCGCCGAGGAGAACGGCCAGAAGAGTTCCGCGCGTCTTCCGTTTCCGCCGGGAACTCTCGATCGCGAGCGCGGCCGCCTGGATGTAGAGAAGCGGCCCCGCCTTCCCCGGATAGCCGGCGGCGGCGAACCACTCGTCCTCGAGACCTGCGCGACAGAGAAGAAGGAACGCCCCGGCCGCGACCCAGGGGATCGTCCGCCCTCCGAACACGCTTCCCGCAAGCCAGAAGATCGTGAGCACGAGAAGGGCGATGTGCATCTTTCCGAACAGTGCATAGGCGTCCCCGGGGTCCGTTCTCGACAAGGCGCACGCGAGCGCGAAGAGCGTGTGGTTCGTCCCCTTCC is a window from the Candidatus Eisenbacteria bacterium genome containing:
- a CDS encoding O-antigen ligase family protein → MRPNPGRFGERVRSVRPEVVGLGVSLLVAAGIGFILSGQILSPSKRMIEFLMGAAVLVAAFLLPSRWSVGFMLFIIPFPQYTTIGSTTVIFAFIIFAFWILRVALGYERRPITSGLEVPLILLTLCYVISFAAVDPGHWAQAVAKFRIYISSILIFYLVVNLIRTERDIHFVLNALLVSFCFVTLVAIVELWLPRYAYVFEILRVKSVQIATVQGIRVGSVFGDYEMFAEYLAIFIPILLIRVLNERAVLKQLVWTPLLGIAIMLLLATATRGAFLSLIAGIVYLVWIARKIINYQKLLPVLITASLIFYASALVLDRYTETASLFGRLGKTKFISGMPDTRAQRWSEAWGRIKESPWIGYGPFYFQGVDEKNVDHQDPHSLFLFLAHTIGIPGALVFYWMLFRAFRMSYRAAKRYATQRSELAYTVVLLSGILVIFFVDEIKIAFLRYENTQHFTWTMLGLLVSASRVAVRRADERERARLEAEPE
- a CDS encoding DegT/DnrJ/EryC1/StrS family aminotransferase, translating into MSIPFVDLKAQLRSIEGEIRGAIDTILESTSFIGGKPVAEFETAFASYVGARFAVGTSSGTSALQLALVSCGIGRGDEVITVPNTFIATTEAITQAGASVRFVDVEPEFYNMDPNALEDAITPKTRCILPVHLFGQPADMGPILEIAEKRGLVVIADCAQAHGAHYQGKKLGSLGRAVCYSFYPGKNLGAYGDAGALVTNDEEVASHVRLMVDHGRVEKHDHTIEGFNHRLDAIQAAILSVKLRHLEGWLEKRRRAAALYKEKLQGLPLVLPKEGEGRRHVYHLFVVLSEERDRLRERLAEKGIATGLHYPIPVHLLKAYRHLGHRPGSFPRAERVASQGLSLPMYAELTEAQIDEVAGALREALHA